The Thioclava sp. GXIMD2076 region CGCGGATCGGGATGGTGTTCCAGCATTTCTATCTCTGGCCGCATCTGTCGGTGATCGAGAATATCATTGCCGGTCCGATCTCGGTTCTGGGTCAGTCGAAGGAGGAGGCCGTGGCCGAGGCGCACCGGCTCCTTGACAAGGTCGGGCTGGCCGCAAAAGCCGGTGCCTATCCCGATCATCTCTCGGGCGGCCAGCGCCAGCGTGTGGCAATTGCCCGTGCCATGGCGATGCGCCCCAAGGTCATGCTCTTTGACGAGCCGACTTCGGCGCTCGATCCCGAACTGGTGGGCGAGGTGCTGCATGCGATGGAGCAGATCGCGGCCGAGGGGATCACCATGATGGTCGCCACCCACGAGATGGGATTTGCGCGTCGCGTGGCCCAGAAGGTCGTCTTCATGGCCGATGGCAGGGATGTCGAGGCCGCCGATCCGCAAACGCTCTTTGACACGCCCAAAAGCGAACGTCTGCGCCATTTTCTGGGGCAGATCCTGTGACCGGTCGGCTTGCAGGGAAGCGCTGCGTCATCACCGGCGCGGCGAGCGGTCTGGGGGCGGCGACCGTCGCCCTGTTCGTGGCCGAGGGGGCGACGGTGCTGGCCGTGGACCGCGATCCGGTCGAGGCCCGTCCGGGCGTTGTGGCTCTGGCCGCGGATGTCACCGATATCGACGCCGCTCGAGATGCCGTGGCCGAATTCGGTCCGGTGGATGCGCTGGTGGCCTATGCGGCGGTTTCCTTCGGGGGCAAGCTGCACGAGACCACGCGGGATCGCTGGGCGCAGGTTCTCGATGTCAGCCTGATGGGCACTGTGACATGGATCGAGGCGGTGCTGCCGGGGATGCGTGCCTGCGGAGGCTCCATCGTGACGGTGGGCAGCCAGATCGCACTGGCGGGTGGAGCCGGAAACGCGGCCTATGTTGCGGCCAAGGGCGCGGTGATGGCGCTTACGCGCAACCTCGCGGTGGATTATGCCGAAGAGGGCGTGCGGGTGAACTGTATCGCACCGGGGGCGATCGAGACCCCGATGCTGCGCCGTTCCTTCGCGCGTGCGCCCGATCCGGTGACCAAGGAGGCCGCCTCGCGCGGACGCCATGCCATGAAACGGTTCGGAAGGCCCGAAGAGGTGGCCAAAGCCGCGCTGTTTCTTGCGTCGGACGAGGCATCTTTCACCACGGGCTCGGTGCTTGCGGTGGAAGGCGGCTGGCTGGCGCTATAGGCTGGCCAGTGGAGTGGCGTGCGGAGTGGCGTGCGTCTCTTCGCCCTATTTCGTGCCGAGGGTAGTGCGACGGATGGCGCGGGATCGGCCTTCAGACAGGCTTACGGAGTGTCCGGATGGCGGGCGCTCAGGGTCGAACAGGAAAGACAGCCCCATGAACAGCAGTTCCGAATTGAGATTGGCCATCGGCCAGCAGCTTTACCGGATCGAGTCGCCCTTCGGGGCGCTCCCTGCGGATACTGGCACCGTGTCCGATGTCGCGGGTGCGCCGGACGGGAGCATCTGTCTGCTGACGCGCCGTGATCCGCGGGTGAGCGCGCCCGCCGATTGCGTCCATGTGCTCGACCGCGACGGCGCGCTTCTGCGCAGCTGGGGCGCGGGGAGGATTACGGATGCGCATAAGATCGCCATCGATCCGCAATCGCGGGTCTGGGTCGTGGACCGCGATGCCCATGAGGTGGTGGTCTTCGACATGCAGGGGCAGGAGCTGATGGCCATCGGGCAGCGCCATGGGCCGGGCCAGCCGTTCAACCACCCGACCGATGTCGCCTTCCTGTCGGATGGCGGATTTGTCGTGACCGATGGCTATGCCGGCGCGCAGGTGCATGTCTTCGGGCCGGAGGGCGAGAGGATCCGTGCCTTTGGCAGCCTCGGACGGCCCCCCGGCCAGTTCATCGTGCCACATGGCGTGGCGGTGCTCTCGGGGGACCGGATCGTTGTGGCCGATCGCGAGAATGACCGTGTGCAGATCTTCTCGCGTGAGGGGGAGGTTCTCGGGGTCTTCGATGTCTTCTGCCGCCCGATGGATGTATTTGTGGATGCGCAGGATACGATTTTCGTGACCGATGCGATCCCGACCCTGACGCGGATCAACGATCGGGGCGAGGTGCTCGGGCGCGGGCGCGGCTCTCTCAATGGTCCACACGGGTTCAGCGAGGGCCGGAGCGGAGAGATCCTGCTGGCCGAGACCAATCCGAGCCGCCTGAGCCGCCTGATCCCCCTGCGGGCTTGAATCCTGCCGGCCTAATCCCGTTGGCCTCAACCCTAGGGCCTGACAGACATCCTCGGGACTATTTCGGCACATGCGCCCCGACCGGTCGGGGCGCATGGTTTGTATCCGGCCTCAGGCCAGCGGGTCGAAGCCCGCCGGATGGCGTGGCACCGCCGCCTTGGGGAAGGGCGCGCGGGGTTGGAACCGCCCCGTGCCGGGGGCGGCCAGCACTTCACCCGCCTCCCATGCGCGGATCCCGCGCAGCCAGACTGCGATCGGCGCGCCGGTGGTCTCCATCCCCTCATAGGGGGTGTAATCCACGCCATGCTGCTGCATCTCGTTGGTCAGGATGCGCTGTTTCTTGGGGTCCCACAGCACGATATCGGCATCACTGCCCACCACCAGCGTGCCCTTTTGCGGCCAGAGGCCAAAGAGCTTTGCCGGTGCGGTCGAGACCAGATCCACAAAACGCATCGGGTCGATCCGGCCCTTGGTGACGCCCTCGTTGAAGACGATCGGCAGACGTGCCGCCAGGCCGGGGATGCCATTCGGGACCTTGTTGAACGGCGCATTCTCGCCGGCGTGGAGCTTGCCTTTCTCGCCGCCAAAAGAGGTCGGCGAGTGATCCGAGGTGATGGTCTCGATCGTATGGTCGCGGATCCGCGCCCAGAGCGCCTCGCGCGCGTCCGGCCCGCGCGGGCAGGGCGAGAACAGGAATTTCGCGCCTTCCATGCCGGGGCGGTCGAAATCCTCCTCGGTGAAGACCAGATATTGCGTGCAGG contains the following coding sequences:
- a CDS encoding amino acid ABC transporter ATP-binding protein is translated as MTQAMIDIRDLKKTFGQVQALKGLTMSVPRGEVVCLIGPSGSGKSTLLRCVNHLEQPSFGEVRVDGAPVGFVEAGGRKRAMNGRELAALRARIGMVFQHFYLWPHLSVIENIIAGPISVLGQSKEEAVAEAHRLLDKVGLAAKAGAYPDHLSGGQRQRVAIARAMAMRPKVMLFDEPTSALDPELVGEVLHAMEQIAAEGITMMVATHEMGFARRVAQKVVFMADGRDVEAADPQTLFDTPKSERLRHFLGQIL
- a CDS encoding SDR family oxidoreductase gives rise to the protein MTGRLAGKRCVITGAASGLGAATVALFVAEGATVLAVDRDPVEARPGVVALAADVTDIDAARDAVAEFGPVDALVAYAAVSFGGKLHETTRDRWAQVLDVSLMGTVTWIEAVLPGMRACGGSIVTVGSQIALAGGAGNAAYVAAKGAVMALTRNLAVDYAEEGVRVNCIAPGAIETPMLRRSFARAPDPVTKEAASRGRHAMKRFGRPEEVAKAALFLASDEASFTTGSVLAVEGGWLAL
- a CDS encoding peptidase, whose translation is MNSSSELRLAIGQQLYRIESPFGALPADTGTVSDVAGAPDGSICLLTRRDPRVSAPADCVHVLDRDGALLRSWGAGRITDAHKIAIDPQSRVWVVDRDAHEVVVFDMQGQELMAIGQRHGPGQPFNHPTDVAFLSDGGFVVTDGYAGAQVHVFGPEGERIRAFGSLGRPPGQFIVPHGVAVLSGDRIVVADRENDRVQIFSREGEVLGVFDVFCRPMDVFVDAQDTIFVTDAIPTLTRINDRGEVLGRGRGSLNGPHGFSEGRSGEILLAETNPSRLSRLIPLRA